In Camelina sativa cultivar DH55 chromosome 13, Cs, whole genome shotgun sequence, the genomic window TGTATTACAATTTCTTGGTGAGTAAGCAAATTGAAAATTCTGAAACTGGGATGCCCAATGCTTGATATCCTTGCTGATGCCTTCAATAGATTGATTAAAAAGCTTATTATTAAGCAATTTTGTGAGTGTATCATTGTCCCCCTAAAAGATAACCAATCTTAGTCCTCAAATCCATGTTTGTTGAAGTGCTACTAAAAGGGCTTTTGCTTCTGCTTGTAATGGGAAAGATGTGTAGCCTAGGATAGATGATCCCCATCCCTGAGAGACTCCTTGATGATCGCAGATAATCCATCCGCATTTTTCTTGGTGTGTTAAAGGATCAAAAGCAACATCATAATTACACTTGGTAAAGGAGTAGGGAGGTCGTAACCATGATTTTGCCGCCTGATGGCTTTCTTGGTCTGGGACATCCTGCGCCTGTTCTAAAAGGTTCCTCCATTCTCGCACATCGGATTGTGCTCATATCACAATTATATTCGGGTTCTCTTGCATACTCTCAAAAACgaaattgtttcttgttttttagagaTGCCATAAAagccaaaaaggaaaatttaagaTTTGATGGCTTATTTGCATCATGgtgaaaatcaaaaatagatTCAATAAGAGTTTCAGTGTCGATTCAATAAATACATCTATTCTAAGAAGCAAAACAAACGTCAAAAAGACTAAATTGGTGTTAAAACAACTTGACTTTTATTGGGACTTGCAAAAGACATGATAAGCCTTGCCTTAAACGGAACTAGTCAATGTTGATTTTATATTATCAAGGACTAAATAATACAActacataatcttttttttttcttcttaatccataattgattttatattacCAAGGACTAACGAACTTTCatgaaattatgaataaaaataagtagATAAGAAACGATTGAGGTAATATAGAGAAAGTTTGATAGAAAGAATCACTACATTAAGTCTTGTAATGTATCCGCTGCTGTAATTTTTTCGCGATTGACATATCCTAACGAGGAGAATGGAAGTTTCGACATCCAGTGGTGAATATCATAAAGTAGAGTACCTATTATGTGATGGTCATCTCCATAATTGATCAGATTCACAAACTCTAGATTATCTCCTTTAATTTAAACGAGATAATATATGATCTTGAAGATTGAAGCGAGATTCGCACATCCAGAGAGAAAAACTTGTCTGTAGTCCCGAATGATCCAACATGTATTTGTATGTATTCTCCCTAAAGAAAGCCACTATAgaaattacatttattttagcCAACCAGCATGAGGACGGATCCATTGTCTGCTTCGGTCCCTTGTTCGAATTCGAGGTAATTGTTAATTGGTGCTCTCATTCTGGTTTTGAGGCTAGGTTGCTTTTATCCATTCATTATCATCATACACTCCCTTTCTTGCTTCACAATCTGGACTACGATTAATCTTAAAGAGAAATTCATTTCTTGATTTCCATATATACTGATTTTCTCGCAGGTTGAGAGGAGCATACTTATGTTTTCGATCAATAATATCCGAAAAGAATAAATGCATGCATCCAATATTTGTTTGCACCAAACGCCAAACCGCCTGCTCGAAAGGACAAGTAACAAGTTTAAGCATATGGTTAATGGTTTCTTCTTCCAGGCAACATCTTTGGCAGATCGTGTCAGCATGGATTTTCCTTGTTCTGAGTTGAGTAAGGAACGCCTCTAGCAAAAAGGCAACAATCCATTCACCcatattttactcttttagtattctctttttcattcatattatattattcttACTCAAGTTTTGGAAAACATATCTGCAAAAGCTTAATCTTATGTCTAGCTAAGCACTAAAACAACTATTTAATGCTTGGACCAAGATCCGTTAGACTACATATCTGGATCTAGCTTGGGACTTGGCCTGCAAAAGATAGGATAAGTCTTGCGTTGTGATTCCTTCTTGGCAACCTTGGCTTGATACTCTACAAGAGTATCATCCTCGTCAGACTCTTTCGCCATGAAAGTGATATACGAAACAGTCCACGAACCAGGAGAAGACCCTGTCATTCTTACAACATGATCCAATTTCACATCGGtttcctgaaaagaaaaaaaacaatcaattgATGTATAGCCAGCCAATTCACACGTctcttaaaccaataaaacaaatgtcaaaaaaaaaaattgcaataatGAAACTTACGTTTAAGGCATTATATTTGCGAAGAGACAATCTGGCCATGTCTTGTGCGTATTGAAGCTGTGTCCTCCCTTTAACCGGAGAATGTTCATCGTCCAGAGATTTAAGTTTGATTNNNNNccccccccccccctccccCCAAATGTAAGATGGAGGACCAGCCCCTTCTTCCACCAGAAAGCCCTAAAACCTCCAAAAACAGATTTGaccataaatttaattaaatatcatttgatttttttttactatattaaaattttcgaatcatgtatgtatattatattgtatacgAACATCGTTAAAGTGGAGGTTCCGTTGGTAAAGACGGGCTTtacgctcttcttcttcgtccgtATAAGAGTCTGAATCTGGTGAACAGTATCCTCCAAATATGTCATTCAATAACCATACTGGAAGATCGCTTGTTGAATCTccgtcgtcttcttcgtcgCTCTCAGCAGAGTTTTCATTGTCGTCAGAGTCGGATATGTCCTTGCTCATAGAGGAAGCGCCGGAGGATTCTCCAGTGGTTGTCTCTACGGTCTCTGCCACCGTGGAAGCGAGTTGCACCGTCTCGGCCTCTGTCTTGCTTGATCCCGCCGAAGCCATGATTGGAATAAAagagaaaccctagatttcgtaattttggtttatttgttagcttttatttagtaatttgggttatttaatttacttatttataatgTCGGCCGtgaagaaaagtaaaagaaaaaaaatatatatcaaagtcagagcaaataaataaatattacaaaaaggtCTGATGTTCATATGTAGTTCATTACAAACACTACTAACTACTACGTACGTCGTAAGAAGACGAAAAGCCAAAAATCATATCGTAACACAATcgttttatatttaaatcttcaaccaaaagaagaaaaaatctagTCACCTTCTAGATTCTATTGATCTCTTCATATAGAATCCACAAGAAAAGTAAATAATCTTTTTTAcgattcttttaatttattattatgtgtCAGCAGAAGTAGAACACTCTGGTTTGCTGAGTTCATCACCCAACATGTGATGAAGAAGTGTATCAACTCTCTGACTCCGGGACTTCGACCTTTATAACaatttaacaacaaaacaaagcttCAGATTTTTTGAGTCTCCTGTGAATATTAATAACAACAACCTAAGATTTGATCTCTCTACTCTACTACTTACCCTGCAGATCGACGccggtttcttctttcttgagaATCCTGCAACCATACAATAACGGGATAAGAGAAACATTGCGGATTTAAACACGTATCAAAAGGCTCTTTACTTTTGCAATCTCCGGAACATCTGTTCATTTCTGTGTTGTAACTTTTTGGCGAGTTAAAGACGATAACTAACCTGTCCTTggcatttttcttcttcctcaagatcCAGCTCAGCAAAGAACGCCTCCAAGACAAAGGCAACAACCTGAAACAAACACGCATAATCAGTCGATTACAAAAATCACGGCCTCTGGTTAGTCAAGCTCTTAGAAGTTGGTGTCAGTGAAACTCACCAAATTCAACAGAAGTAAAATAGTGATGACGTAGAAACTGACGAAATACGTTATGCTCCACCACGTCCCCGTCAAATCTTTGTAGCCCTgaagaaaacaacattaagAGTAGTTTAAAATATTGCACCATAGTGATTGACAATAACAAGGATACTAGTTACAGTCACATCTAGCATTGCCCTCCTCAGCTCCAATGAATCTCGCGATGCTTCTTTTTGGACACTATAATGATTCTAAAAAGTGGGTCTAACAGAAGAGTGAAATTACCTCCATCCATACTTGCCAGTTACCCATTACTAGTAGATTGAAGAGTGTGACCATTCCATTGGGATAGTCGTTGAAGTTGAACAATAGATAGCTGAGTTTTTCCCGTCAAGAAATGATCATATACTGAAAATGTATGTTTCTCTCATAACAATAAATACTCACTAGCAACCACAGGAACAGAACAGGTCTACTAAGTAAGACTATGTTGAGCGCATTAAAAGGTTTTCATAAAGTCAAAAAGGATACTCATCCTCAGCCATTTCGGTTTTGAAGAGCTGCTTGTTCCCAGCATTCACAAGCCCCCcaaacaactatatataaatgaaatgaaGAAAGTTTTATATCTGGTACGAGAATCGAAGCCGATAGAAGACAGAGAAAACACATGAAAGTAGCTGTTCAGTGGTTCCTAAAACTTTCAGATGAACTGAAAGATGAAGCTATAAGAGGCTTAGTATAAGCAAAAACGAAGAGAAAGACCACGGCTTCAACATATTTAAGCATGGATTATTCAGAGTAGTCTGATTTACCTGTACGCCAACAGAGCAGTAGATACACAGCACGCAGAAGATGGTCCCTAGATATGGCATCAAACTTGGAATAAGGGTTATGAATGTCGCAATAAATGCTCGATATCGCTGAACGTGCAAAAGAAGCCTTATCAGTCTTAACATTCTTGCAAGGAGAAGGTACCGGATCCTTATCAATGACAAAAGAGAACCAGAGTCAGGATTagtacaaaacaaaaccctgGTAACAAATATGTCATAGTTATTCCTCACCATTCTCCGTTTGAGAAGAAAGTGTTCTCGTCTGGAGTTATGAAGGTAGCAGTTTCCCCAATAACTGCGGATACAAAGATTATCAATTATAGCATAGCCATCAATCACTCAGTAAAACAAGATGAAATTGCTGCTTCAAGAGGTCACCTATGACCCATGTGACTAGAAAATCAAATCGGTTTGCACCCTCCCTCCAGTAATTCTCAAATCCATATGTATAGATCTTCAGAGCCATCTCCAACACATATATCCAACCTGTGAaaacatttataagaaaaaaacttaactcCTGAAAAGGTGGTCGATAAAAGTTGGCCATTATAATCTAatattaatccaaaaaaaatcctTTACTCACTGTTATaacacagaaaataaaagaaaaatgcagAGAAGGTAGTGGAAACCTATTCAAGTTCTTACCAAAGACAAACTCGGCAACCTGCCATGGCTTCTGAGCCAAGCTTTCTTCGATATCAAGCTGCATACCAAAATATGTTATGGCTTATAAAAGAATAACATGTCAAAGGATTACACTTTATGGGAACATGATATACCGTTGTTTCAACAACGACAGCAATGAAATTGAGAATGAGGATGAAAGAAATAGCGTAGCTAAAGTTGGGGCTTCGAACAAAGGCTCTCAGTTGTTGTGATAAGGCCGAGTGGTAGATTTGTGGAAAGTTTTCAAAAAGAGATGGCTGCAATGAAAACACAAAGGAGCgcttatgtaaaaatatagtgGAGGTAAGTAAATTTTgacagaagaaaaataaagtatatgTGAACTTACTACTTCCTCCTTTTGGAATCTTAGGGCAATGGCCTGGCAAAGGTCAGCAAACTCATCCTTGTTTATCTGCTCAAAAGGAAACAGGGGAAAAGAATCTGTTAGTCATCAAAAAGTGTATCTGAATAGTAATCTCTAGGTGTATCCCTGATCATATGTGCCACCTCCTTCGCAAATCTCTACCTTAAAGTCACGAGTATCATCAAGCTCATCAAATATCAATCCGAATTCTTCTTTTGATATCTTCGGCAAAGTCCTATAAGGGCAAAGGAATGCATATCAGGTCTTACAAGTAAACATAATAAAAGGGAAGAAACCAAGAACAAGTATATAAAAGCCGTATCCTATTTATAGCAACATACCTGTAATTAGTCAACTGTTCAAAGAGCTTAATGCATTGGTCCTTATCAATCTCCCCGTTTTTCTGTTAAAACATGACGTAAAGAGCGAAGAAAATATATGCTCAGCAAAGTGGTTAACAAGACTCTCCTTTCATGAAAAAATTTTCCCAAGGGGAACTTCCTCGCATATCTCTAGGAGCAAATGTAATCCTTATGCGTGGATGAACTTACATCTGAGTCTATAAGACCAAAGGCTTTCTCCAGCAttcttttcttcatttgatCCATTCCAGATACTTGTTTTGCGAGCTACAAAAAGAGAATATATGATATGACACATGGTGTCGAAATTTGATAATGCTTTTGCTTTAAAAGTTGACATAAGAACCATACAAACATCAAGTATTCAGTCCACCTGTTCTTTGAAACTGTCATAAACAACGGCAAGAATCAAGTTTGTGACAAAGTAGACACCAATCAGCACGTAGAGCACGGGAGAAGACCGCAGACCAGCGAGAAGACCTAACAAGACAGAAcaaattagtcactaaattacTGGATGCAACTCAATACAAGCAAACTGAGACACAAATGGGGTTTCCCCAAATACTTACTTGTATGCAGGAATCCAGACATCAGGATTGTTGGATGTTGTGAACAAAATAAACATCTGATAAAGAGTTGCACCGTAAGAAGTAAAGACCGTGAGGCCCTGCTGTGTGTCCTCAAACATAACAAAAGCAATCCAACTAGCAAATAGTAGGAACAACATCCATAGAGCCTGTGAAAATATTCAAAGAGTTATAGCATAAGATGAGAATCAATATGAGTCAAAAATGATTGGGAAGGCCACTGACCAAGATATTCAAGTATGTGCCAAGCATTCCAGACAGAAGGACAAGGGTGTATCGAAGTTCCCTGTACAGAATTTAAAGAATCGTGAATGTGATGAGGGCAATATTGAGTGGTCTAATAGGAGGAAAAATAGGTGAAATAATCACACGTCTTCATTTATCATGCATGAGATGATCTACGCATTCTCTGTCTATAGATGTTGATGTAGTTGATAGAAAAGAAGCAGAGATCTACTAATACCTTATGCTGAGGATGAATATGATAACTCTCACATATGGGGCGATtctaaaaggaagaaaattgaAAGCCAGTGGAGACAGATAGAGAAAGTCAACCAgcacatcaacaaacaaaactacCACGCAAGCAACCTGAAATCATGATGAAGACGAATTACtctacgaaaaaaaaaaggaattttcatcaaaaaaaaaagaaagaagcacaAAACTGTGAAGTGGCTAGTAAGGAAATACCTTCACTAGATTCAGGCGACTTGTCCAAAAGATCCGGGACCCTTCATAGGATATCGGGAAGAAAGTATGAACAAGGAGTATAGCCAGGGTAATCACCTATTTGGACAGggcaaaaatattataatttcagcACAATGAGAAAGGATCTTGGCCATTCCTAATAATAAAAGATGTCTGTGTTAATATAAAGTTCTAAACAACTAATTAAACGAGATAAACTCGTCTTGAATAACAACTTAAGGCTTCTCAGggattaaagaaaacaaacataaggCAATTCAAGTCTTAAGCTTTCAAGTGGATGTATATGTATCTTATAATTAAGCCCATCTGCACTAAACCTATGCATCTTATAGCGGAAATCAAAGGCAAACAAGACTTAAGTTCACTACTTGCCTCATAAATAATGGATTCTGCATTGGTCAAGTACGGTAACTCCCCCAGGTAATAGTAATCTCTGTCTTTGCAAGATGGAGTAGGATTTTTTTCACACCACAGTGGTTGCTGCAAGAAGAGCACAGGCAAGAGTATTATTACTTTCAAGTTGTGATTTTCGTAAGGTTGGTATACTATATACCAAAGAAATGTGCTGACCTCAAAGAAGTTAAGGAAAAGCAGAGCGAAATAGTTGAGTGACCAGATCAGATCCAAGCGAGTGAAGATGAAGTAATACTTAGCAGACTCTCCGAAGCTCGACTGATCAAGTATTTGCTCAGGAAGACCAATACCATCTtcagcctatatatatatatacataccacATATTAGAGAGTCAACCCCCACAAATCGTTTTTGTCAGAAAAGTTTCCCAAATcagcaaaaagataaaaagagaacATCTCTCTAAAACAGAAGCAACAAAACGTTTCAGacataataaaacaagaaatatcTCAATTTCAACCAGACAATGATGCTAATAAACAATTCCGACTTCTCAGCTACTCAAATGATAAATACATTAGAATCTCTAATCGATGTGATCAGtataaaagaaacattttagaaaaattcAAGAATTAAAAATTGTAGGGcgtaagagagaaaaagagaaccAGATCAACGAGTGCAGCAGCTTTCTGAAACGGAGTACCATGGGTGATAGCTTCTGATCGACGAACTCGATCCGTACCACCACCACGCCTATCTCTACCAATCAACGGGTCttccattttgttttctctccggcgagaaaaaaaaaatctggatcGAATCGAATTAAAAATGTCAAGAGAAACCTAGTAGCTTCCCCTGAGTCTGAGTGATTGACTCCTACTACAATGATAAGGATCAAAAGGAGACACAGATGATAGATGCTGATGGCCCCAGAAGAAGTAgttgaatttattattaatttatttgtcaaattttaagttttccCGTTTGATCAAAGATCTTGCAGACAAACACGTTCATCCCTCGACTATTTCTTGACACGTGGCTTTAGATGCTTATTTGGTTTCTCAATTTGTAATATCTTTTTTCGTTTCCCCAGTtcacactgttttttttttattctatgaCAAAAGGAACAAGAAGATCAGGATCAAAATAGAAAAGTCAAAACCGACAGCGTTGGTTTTGTGGTCCTTTAATTTAGATTTTGGattgaaacttaaaaataaacgaaaccaattaaaaaaaaacccagaaaatgacaAGCAGAAACAGATAATAGACAAAAAGTGGATAGTAGAATATGGCCTAGCATCTCAAACTAAGAAGAAGGCAAAGACGAATCTGAAACTAAAATGTGTCAAATGTGGAGAAAGCTCTCTGCAAGATGACATTAGAtagcaaaattaaattaaaactaaaaaatgctCTAAAGCTCTACAATGAGAGAAGGAGAACAAATACACAAAACGCCCTACACTACACCAATTGCTGTACCTTTTAGACAAAAACCATACAAGAATCAGAGTTCCCTCCACACCACACTGACAATAATAAATATCTCTCTCACTAAACCGATGATCTAACAGAATAACCAACTTTCCATTTCCTTCCTTCAACCTCTCCAACGACCTGTTTCaacatatataaagaataaGTAATGAGCATCTGTGTTTTTCTTTACACCAAACTGAATTTGACTTCGTGTTTCAGGAAAGCTAACCTCCAACTGGTTCCATCGCCGCATACCAATAGCTTTAAAACGAACCATTTCCTTTGAGACCTACACAAGTTTCGAAGCCCGCATCAGTGTCGAATTCAAGATTTAAACAATCATAACATAAGGTGTTGAGAACAAAAGAGAGCTTTTACCTTCAACTTTAGACATCGCCTTTTGATTTCTTCCCAATGACAATCTGCATGATGCGAAGCCCTCTGCTAAAAGCTTCATTGAATAATATCCTCGTTTGCATTGATTGGAATCCAGGCATCCAAGACAAGAACGCTACTGGAACCATTATGAGTATCCCAAACAATATGTCATACATGCGAGCAACAGAGACAACAGCGTTCCAAAGAACCCTGTAATTCTTCAGCCAGCCCCTCTGAGTCTGTGCGATCAGCAGAATTCCCCAGCCGGTTGGGATGAATGCAAGAAGACTCGTGAAGATATCGATGAAGCTGAAATGCGTGAACTCCAGCAAAGCAACAATCACCATTATCGCAAACACAATCAAGAGGAACTGCACAAGTCTATATCGTATGTGAGCTTTTGCA contains:
- the LOC104737411 gene encoding uncharacterized protein LOC104737411, producing the protein MASAGSSKTEAETVQLASTVAETVETTTGESSGASSMSKDISDSDDNENSAESDEEDDGDSTSDLPVWLLNDIFGGYCSPDSDSYTDEEEERKARLYQRNLHFNDGFLVEEGAGPPSYIWGEGGGGXXIKLKSLDDEHSPVKGRTQLQYAQDMARLSLRKYNALNETDVKLDHVVRMTGSSPGSWTVSYITFMAKESDEDDTLVEYQAKVAKKESQRKTYPIFCRPSPKLDPDM